The DNA window GCTGTCGTCGAACTGGGGTAGCGGCGCGACGCGCCATTCCCCGCTGCTCTCGGGAAGTCCGGAAAGGAGGCTCCCTGTGATCCACGCACCCATCACCATCGTCGCGATGTTCCCGTTGCCCAGAGCCTGGTACCACTCATCCGAGTAGTCGCGGATGGGTGAGAGCAGATCCTCATCAAGGAGCGTCTGCCAAGTCTCGACGTAACGTTCCGTCCCCTCCTGGTCGAGATCGATCGTGACCTCACTGCCGTCGACCTCGAAGGGGCGCCCGCCGGCGGCCCAGATGTGGCTCAGGGTCTTCAGGGTGTCGGCGTTTTCCGCCAGGATCGAGGCGTCTGGATTGGCCGCTCGGATGGCTCTAGCGGCCTCCACGTACTCGTCCCACGTTTCCGGCACTTCCAGGCCGAGCTCGTCGAAGAGCACCTTATTGTAGACCATAACGCGCGGCCCGGAGTCGGTAGGCAGGCCGTAGACGGCGTCTCCGCTAATGACGGAGCTCCACGGTCCCGGTGGGAAGTTGCTCTCGAGGTCCTGCACGCCGAATGGAGTGAGGTCCGTGAGTGTCCCCGCCGCCACAAACTGGGGGATCGCGTAGTACGACAGCATCGTGACATCGGGTATTCCGGAACCCGCGGACGCAGCATTTTGCAGGGCGGTGAAGTGATCCACTCCCGACCCGACGTTCACCAGCTCTATGTCAACATTGGGGTAGTCCGCCCGGAATGCTTCGACGACGGGTTCGAGCGTGGGATCCCAACCCCAGACGAGTAGCTCGCCGCCCTCCTCGAGGGCAGCGTCGACGGCAGACTCATCTGCCTCTTCAGCGGTTCCGCCGGTGTCGGGCGACGGCGCGCACGAGGCGAGCGTCAGGGTCATGACCACGGCCGCCGCGATAGCGCCGCGACGTCGGAAGAATTTCTGCTTCATTGCGTTAGATCCTTTGACTGGTGTTGGTGGGCAAGGTTGGTATTTCTGAGGTGGGGCTGGGGGTGGAAATCATTCTTTGACCCCGCCGAGGGTGAGACCGGACTGCCAATACCGCTGCAGCAGCAGAAATGCGGCGACGAGCGGCAGGATCGCCAATAGGGATCCGGTGATGACAAGATCGAAGATCGGCGCGGCCCCCTGGATGTTGGCCTGCCCGCTCCACGATTCCAGCCCGAGAGTCAGCGGGTACCACTGGGGGTCGTTGAGCATGATCAGTGGAAGGAAGAAGTTGTTCCATCCCGACACGACGTTGAAGAGCAGCACGGTGACCAGTCCAGGCGCGAGCACAGGCAGCGCAATCTGAAAGAGAATCCGGAACTCTCCGGCACCATCGATCCTTGCGGCCTCTACGAGCTCGTCCGGCACGGACTCTGATGCGTAAATCCACATCAGGTAGAGGCCAAAAGGCTCGATCAGGGCGGGGATGATGACTGCCCACGGCGTATTCGTCAGCCCGACCTCGGCGAACATGAGGAAGGTCGGAACTGCGAGCGCGGTCCCCGGAATGGCGATGGCGCCGAGGATCACGGCGAAGACCGCGCGGCGTCCGAAGAAGGCGAACTTTGCCAGACCCCAACCACCGAGGAGGCCGAGGAGGGTGGCGCCACCCGCGCCAACAACAACATAGAGCAGGGTGTTGCGCAGCCAGAGGACGAAGACACCGTCGTCGTAGGTCAAGGTCCGGCGGATGTTCTCGAACAGGTTGAAGTCACTGCCGAACCACAGCCCAAAGCTGTTGAGCAGGTCGGGCTGCGATTTCGTGGCGCTCACGACCAGCCAGAACAGCGGCAGCAGGCTGTAGATGAGCAGCACGAGCGCGAACACGCTGAGTACGACGCTTTTGCGCACGTGAATCGGTGAGCGCCGCGGCGCAGCGGATCGGGAAGCCACAAAGATGGGCCGCGTCTTTGTTGTCGAGATGCTCATGTCATAACTCGCTTCGTGCCTCGTGCTTGTATGAGGTAAGCGATCACCGAGACGAACACACCCATGACGATCGCGACGGTCGCCGCGTAGGGCTGCTGTTGGCCCTGGAACGCTAGGGAGTAGGCGTACAAATTGGGGGTGAAGTAGCTGCTGACCACGTTGGGGGCTAGTGTCTGCAGAATGCGCGGCTCATTGAATAGCTGGAAGCTCGCGATGATCGAAAAGATGAGTGCGATCACCAGCGCGCTCCGGATCGCGGGTAGCTTGATCGATTTGATAACGCGGAATTGACCTGCCCCATCGATGTGGGCGGCCTCGTATAGCGACATCGGGATCACGCGCAGAGCTGCGTAAAAAATGAGCATGTTGTAGCCGATGAACTGCCACGTCACAATGTTGCCGATCGCGGGAAGGATGAGCCCGGATGAGAACGGATCGGGCAACGTAACGCCGAAAACGTTGCCGAAGTCGTTCACAAGGCCAAAACGAGGCCCGTACATGAAGCCCCACATCAGCGACGCGACAACACCGGGAACCGCGTACGGCAGGAACACGGCGAGCCGGAAAAAGTTTTTGCCGTAGAGCCGTCCGCTGTCGAGAGCAAGAGCGGCAAAGAGCGAAATGCCGAGCATCACGGGCACCTGCACTGCGGAGAAGAGCACCACCCGCCCGACGGCGCTGAGGAACCGGTCGTCTTG is part of the Mycetocola zhujimingii genome and encodes:
- a CDS encoding ABC transporter substrate-binding protein, with translation MKQKFFRRRGAIAAAVVMTLTLASCAPSPDTGGTAEEADESAVDAALEEGGELLVWGWDPTLEPVVEAFRADYPNVDIELVNVGSGVDHFTALQNAASAGSGIPDVTMLSYYAIPQFVAAGTLTDLTPFGVQDLESNFPPGPWSSVISGDAVYGLPTDSGPRVMVYNKVLFDELGLEVPETWDEYVEAARAIRAANPDASILAENADTLKTLSHIWAAGGRPFEVDGSEVTIDLDQEGTERYVETWQTLLDEDLLSPIRDYSDEWYQALGNGNIATMVMGAWITGSLLSGLPESSGEWRVAPLPQFDDSEYVTSELGGSGMSVTEASENKTLAYGFVRYANLLKGLDVRIENGQYPASREVLDSPDFLESELEFYGGQQANKVFAESSANVGEGWQYLPFQVYANTIFADYMGPAYTGEVQIKDALEEWADAIAEYGESQGFTVNR
- a CDS encoding carbohydrate ABC transporter permease; the protein is MSISTTKTRPIFVASRSAAPRRSPIHVRKSVVLSVFALVLLIYSLLPLFWLVVSATKSQPDLLNSFGLWFGSDFNLFENIRRTLTYDDGVFVLWLRNTLLYVVVGAGGATLLGLLGGWGLAKFAFFGRRAVFAVILGAIAIPGTALAVPTFLMFAEVGLTNTPWAVIIPALIEPFGLYLMWIYASESVPDELVEAARIDGAGEFRILFQIALPVLAPGLVTVLLFNVVSGWNNFFLPLIMLNDPQWYPLTLGLESWSGQANIQGAAPIFDLVITGSLLAILPLVAAFLLLQRYWQSGLTLGGVKE
- a CDS encoding carbohydrate ABC transporter permease, with protein sequence MTSSPTLLPRASQRRSGDRASQRGWWFIGPFMLVFLVVFIAPVVYAIYLSFFRFQFIGGTQFVGIENYIGVFQDDRFLSAVGRVVLFSAVQVPVMLGISLFAALALDSGRLYGKNFFRLAVFLPYAVPGVVASLMWGFMYGPRFGLVNDFGNVFGVTLPDPFSSGLILPAIGNIVTWQFIGYNMLIFYAALRVIPMSLYEAAHIDGAGQFRVIKSIKLPAIRSALVIALIFSIIASFQLFNEPRILQTLAPNVVSSYFTPNLYAYSLAFQGQQQPYAATVAIVMGVFVSVIAYLIQARGTKRVMT